A genomic segment from Necator americanus strain Aroian chromosome III, whole genome shotgun sequence encodes:
- a CDS encoding hypothetical protein (NECATOR_CHRIII.G9061.T1) — translation MTLETGKKNILKLPTSAMIDVFNDVKKRNQRNSAAGGSFTAAAAAAAAAIGDDDRRESIGGGGGDTMADLRTGGWARPLLPAAGGDDDDARSTPRRQELFADPTHQAETSPRALSKGARSFSARVLINVRI, via the exons ATGACGTTAGAGACGGGGAAGAAAAACATCTTGAAATTGCCAACATCTGCTATGATCGATGTTTTCAATGATGTGAAAAAGCGGAATCAACGCA ATAGCGCCGCCGGCGGTTCCTTCACCgctgccgccgccgccgccgccgccgcaaTCGGCGACGACGACCGACGAGAATCGATAGGCGGTGGTGGCGGCGACACGATGGCGGATTTGCGAACGGGAGGATGGGCGCGGCCTTTGCTGCCGGCTGCCGGCGGCGATGATGACGATGCGCGCTCGACTCCTCGACGTCAAGAACTCTTCGCTGACCCCACTCATCAAGCGGAGACGTCGCCTCGAGCGCTCAGCAAAGGCGCTCGATCGTTCTCGGCCCGCGTTCTCATCAACGTGCGTATTTGA
- a CDS encoding hypothetical protein (NECATOR_CHRIII.G9062.T1), which translates to MGNWCCGQRPTNDSPPCLSHFSIIRSIGRGAFGKVCIVQQRSTKKYFALKYMSKRRCIEKGVAGNVLRELSLLRKISHPFIVNLWYTFQDRDYMYMVTDLLLGGDLRFHLNQQGKFAEDRSKLYMCEISLAIDYLHEKGIMHRDIKPENILLDEQGHAHLTDFNLATQLEANKLATSYSGTRPYMAPEIYACALGIIDGYDLKVDWWSLGVTFYEMMRGRTPYEFSPHFTAEQVLLLIRESYVPFPAHWPTDLLNFLRLLLYPSPEGRLDSLAALKVHPYTARIDFASVLARRAAPVFVPCKEGLNCDPMYELEERIIVSTPIHRRRHNKKRFDETDALREVSQAFIDYSRPEALANGTAATCR; encoded by the exons ATGGGAAATTGGTGCTGCGGTCAGCGGCCGACCAACGATTCACCGCCTTGTCTTTCgcatttttccattattcgaagtatcgGCCGTGGAGCGTTCGGCAAG GTTTGCATAGTACAACAACGTTCCACCAAAAAATATTTCGCTCTTAAATATATGAGTAAAAGAAGGTGTATAGAGAAG GGAGTGGCCGGAAACGTACTCCGTGAACTAAGTCTGCTAAGAAAGATCTCTCATCCGTTCATCGTGAACCTTTGGTACACGTTCCAA GATCGAGACTACATGTATATGGTCACGGATTTGTTGCTTGGCGGTGACCTACGATTTCATCTCAATCAACAAGGGAAATTTGCTGAGGATag GTCAAAACTGTACATGTGCGAAATCTCTCTGGCGATCGACTATTTGCACGAGAAAGGAATCATGCACAGGGATATCAAGCCGGAGAATATTTTACTGGATGAACAAG GCCATGCCCACCTCACCGATTTTAACCTGGCCACTCAACTTGAGGCTAACAAGCTCGCTACCTCGTATTCAG GAACCCGTCCATATATGGCTCCTGAGATCTATGCTTGTGCTTTGGGAATAATCGATGGCTACGATTTGAAGGTGGATTGGTGGTCGTTGGGAGTGACATTCTATGAGATGATGCGTGGGCGTACTCCATACGAATTCAGTCCACATTTTACCGCCGAACAG GTATTACTGCTAATACGTGAGAGTTATGTACCGTTTCCGGCTCATTGGCCAACAGATCTACTCAATTTCCTGCGACTTTTGCTCTACCCGTCACCGGAAGGTCGTCTTGACTCGTTGGCCGCGCTCAAAGTGCATCCGTATACAGCCAGAATAGACTTCGCCAGTGTTCTTGCCAG ACGTGCTGCCCCAGTGTTTGTGCCTTGTAAGGAGGGTCTTAATTGTGACCCAATGTATGAATTAGAGGAACGAATTATCGTCTCCACACCGATACATCGTAGGCGACATAATAAGAAACGATTTGATGAAACCGATGCGCTCAGGGAAGTGTCACAG GCATTTATCGATTATTCACGTCCGGAAGCGCTTGCAAACGGCACAGCGGCAACGTGCCGGTAG
- a CDS encoding hypothetical protein (NECATOR_CHRIII.G9063.T1) produces the protein MQNEIPPKYVYTCRSTTQEEAQRSGFLHKVHPRGCKENASGPNATEEVCLCNCGDKIRVRFWMFWTYYSRRRTGDFNQEKRSEKKGWTSRAKEFESPREDKSPKKAYALLRQCSGKMKRFSPDC, from the coding sequence atgcagaacgaaattccgccaaaGTATGTCTATACATGTCGGAGCACAACCCAGGAAGAAGCTCAACGAAgcggatttcttcacaaagtgcatccaagAGGCTGTAAAGAAAACGCTTCCGGTCCAAATGCCACTGAAGAAGTTTGTCTTTGCAACTGCGGAGACAAGATCCGCGTGCGATTCTGGATGTTCTGGACATACTATTCTAGGCGCAGAACTGGCGATTTCAACCAGGAGAAGAGATCAGAGAAGAAAGGATGGACATCGAGAGCGAAGGAATTTGAAAGCCCACGGGAAGACAAGAGCCCGAAGAAAGCGTACGCGTTACTAAGACAGTGCagtggcaaaatgaaaagattttctcCAGACTGCTAA
- a CDS encoding hypothetical protein (NECATOR_CHRIII.G9064.T1), whose translation MIRGNFSANASGMHFHPVIAEPPHVDVAPVAIAPIVQPPPVVAPQEVIHPPPVVAPPQVIQPPPVVAPQKVIVPPPLVAPVPVPVPIHHEHPRTEVRNVASHYAKEAGHMSATSMVSGDDHHGLGHGLLGHGHGGLLPGGLMGGDMHYAGGLGGGIIGRKAAVKAAKKKTT comes from the exons ATGATTCGTGGAAATTTCAGTGCAAATGCAAGCGGAATGCATTTCCATCCGGTGATCGCTGAACCGCCTCATGTGGATGTCGCACCGGTGGCCATAGCTCCAATCGTACAACCGCCACCAGTCGTcgctccacaagaagttattcaTCCACCACCAGTTGTCGCTCCGCCACAAGTTATTCAACCACCGCCGGTCGTTGCTCCACAAAAAGTCATTGTTCCCCCACCACTAGTTGCTCCTGTACCGGTACCGGTG CCCATCCATCACGAACATCCTCGCACTGAAGTCCGCAACGTCGCCAGCCACTACGCCAAAG AAGCTGGGCACATGTCTGCCACCTCGATGGTTTCCGGAGATGATCACCACGGTCTCGGACATGGTCTTCTCGGGCACGGTCACGGTGGGCTTCTTCCAGGCGGCCTAATGGGCGGCGACATGCACTACGCCGGAGGACTAGGCGGTGGTATTATTGGCCGAAAAGCCGCCGTGAAGGCCGCGAAGAAGAAGACCACATAA
- a CDS encoding hypothetical protein (NECATOR_CHRIII.G9064.T2) yields the protein MHFHPVIAEPPHVDVAPVAIAPIVQPPPVVAPQEVIHPPPVVAPPQVIQPPPVVAPQKVIVPPPLVAPVPVPVPIHHEHPRTEVRNVASHYAKEAGHMSATSMVSGDDHHGLGHGLLGHGHGGLLPGGLMGGDMHYAGGLGGGIIGRKAAVKAAKKKTT from the exons ATGCATTTCCATCCGGTGATCGCTGAACCGCCTCATGTGGATGTCGCACCGGTGGCCATAGCTCCAATCGTACAACCGCCACCAGTCGTcgctccacaagaagttattcaTCCACCACCAGTTGTCGCTCCGCCACAAGTTATTCAACCACCGCCGGTCGTTGCTCCACAAAAAGTCATTGTTCCCCCACCACTAGTTGCTCCTGTACCGGTACCGGTG CCCATCCATCACGAACATCCTCGCACTGAAGTCCGCAACGTCGCCAGCCACTACGCCAAAG AAGCTGGGCACATGTCTGCCACCTCGATGGTTTCCGGAGATGATCACCACGGTCTCGGACATGGTCTTCTCGGGCACGGTCACGGTGGGCTTCTTCCAGGCGGCCTAATGGGCGGCGACATGCACTACGCCGGAGGACTAGGCGGTGGTATTATTGGCCGAAAAGCCGCCGTGAAGGCCGCGAAGAAGAAGACCACATAA
- a CDS encoding hypothetical protein (NECATOR_CHRIII.G9065.T1), producing the protein MHLHPAPLVMAEPHHVDIAPVAIAPPVVAPPEVIHPPPVVAAPEVIHPPPVVAPQKVIVPPPVVAPQQVIAQPVPVPVEVHEHPRTEVRNVVSHYAKEAGHTSATAMVSGDDHHGIGHGLIGHGLLGHGLHPGGLLGGDMHFPGGLGGGIIGRKAAVKAAKKKTT; encoded by the exons ATGCATCTGCATCCGGCACCACTTGTCATGGCTGAACCACATCATGTGGATATCGCACCTGTGGCCATAGCTCCACCAGTCGTTGCTCCACCAGAAGTTATTCATCCACCACCAGTTGTCGCTGCACCAGAAGTTATTCATCCACCACCAGTGGTTGCACCACAAAAAGTCATTGTTCCACCACCGGTCGTTGCACCACAACAAGTCATAGCACAACCTGTACCGGTACCGGTG gaAGTCCACGAACATCCTCGAACTGAAGTTCGCAACGTCGTAAGTCACTACGCCAAAG AAGCTGGCCATACTTCTGCCACCGCGATGGTTTCCGGAGATGATCACCACGGTATCGGACATGGTCTCATCGGTCACGGTCTTCTCGGTCACGGTCTGCATCCAGGCGGCCTATTAGGCGGCGATATGCACTTCCCCGGAGGACTGGGCGGTGGTATTATTGGCAGAAAAGCCGCCGTGAAGGCCGCCAAGAAGAAGACCACATAa
- a CDS encoding hypothetical protein (NECATOR_CHRIII.G9066.T2) gives MIRENFSANASGMHFHPVIAEPPHVDVAPVAIAPIVQPPPVVAPQEVIHPPPVVAPPEVIQPPPVVAPQKVIVPPPAVAPVPVPVPIHHEHPRTEVRNVVSHYAKEAGHTSATAMVSGDDHHGIGHGLIGHGLLGHGHGGLLPGGLMGGDMHYAGGLGGGIIGRKAAVKAAKKKTT, from the exons ATGATTCGTGAAAATTTCAGTGCAAATGCAAGCGGAATGCATTTCCATCCGGTGATCGCTGAACCGCCTCATGTGGATGTCGCACCGGTGGCCATAGCTCCAATCGTACAACCGCCACCAGTCGTcgctccacaagaagttattcaTCCACCACCAGTTGTCGCTCCGCCAGAAGTTATTCAACCACCACCGGTCGTTGCTCCACAAAAAGTCATTGTTCCACCACCAGCCGTCGCTCCTGTACCGGTACCGGTG CCCATTCATCACGAACATCCTCGTACTGAAGTCCGCAACGTCGTAAGTCACTACGCCAAAG AAGCTGGCCATACTTCTGCCACCGCAATGGTTTCCGGAGATGATCACCACGGTATCGGACATGGTCTTATCGGTCATGGTCTTCTCGGCCACGGTCACGGTGGGCTTCTTCCAGGCGGCCTAATGGGCGGCGACATGCACTACGCCGGAGGACTGGGCGGTGGAATTATTGGCCGAAAAGCCGCCGTGAAGGCCGCGAAGAAGAAGACCACATaa
- a CDS encoding hypothetical protein (NECATOR_CHRIII.G9066.T1) gives MHFHPVIAEPPHVDVAPVAIAPIVQPPPVVAPQEVIHPPPVVAPPEVIQPPPVVAPQKVIVPPPAVAPVPVPVPIHHEHPRTEVRNVVSHYAKEAGHTSATAMVSGDDHHGIGHGLIGHGLLGHGHGGLLPGGLMGGDMHYAGGLGGGIIGRKAAVKAAKKKTT, from the exons ATGCATTTCCATCCGGTGATCGCTGAACCGCCTCATGTGGATGTCGCACCGGTGGCCATAGCTCCAATCGTACAACCGCCACCAGTCGTcgctccacaagaagttattcaTCCACCACCAGTTGTCGCTCCGCCAGAAGTTATTCAACCACCACCGGTCGTTGCTCCACAAAAAGTCATTGTTCCACCACCAGCCGTCGCTCCTGTACCGGTACCGGTG CCCATTCATCACGAACATCCTCGTACTGAAGTCCGCAACGTCGTAAGTCACTACGCCAAAG AAGCTGGCCATACTTCTGCCACCGCAATGGTTTCCGGAGATGATCACCACGGTATCGGACATGGTCTTATCGGTCATGGTCTTCTCGGCCACGGTCACGGTGGGCTTCTTCCAGGCGGCCTAATGGGCGGCGACATGCACTACGCCGGAGGACTGGGCGGTGGAATTATTGGCCGAAAAGCCGCCGTGAAGGCCGCGAAGAAGAAGACCACATaa
- a CDS encoding hypothetical protein (NECATOR_CHRIII.G9067.T1): protein MAERLIAHDNRNRREASDEPLMRKIRPAQLTKRREIAVDRLMLLDEEPEKNNPRSHQIRKGGGKGRGGEGALSKVFPVTHRIHRSRISRSVISPVFGLILSLIRDKILIDFHSEEERLL, encoded by the coding sequence ATGGCGGAGAGGTTGATCGCGCACGACAATCGCAACCGACGAGAAGCGAGCGATGAGCCGTTGATGCGGAAGATTCGTCCCGCACAGTTGACGAAACGACGTGAAATCGCTGTTGACAGGTTGATGTTACTCGACGAGGAGccggaaaaaaacaatccgAGAAGCCATCAAATAAGGAAAGGaggaggaaaaggaagaggaggagaggGAGCTCTATCGAAGGTTTTCCCAGTTACACATCGAATACACAGATCAAGAATCAGTAGATCAGTGATCAGTCCTGTTTTTGGATTAATCCTGTCCTTAATACGTGATAAAATATTAATTGATTTCCACTCAGAAGAAGAGAGATTACTatag